In Anaerolineales bacterium, one DNA window encodes the following:
- a CDS encoding response regulator transcription factor — translation MNQITLLIVDDHPLFRQGVVDALSLEPDMRIIAQSATGDEALELIRAKKPTIAVLDVNLPGMNGQQITHQVSQDRLATRIILMTGYDDVEQAIHAALAGAYGYCSKDIEPQSLSRIIREVAEGKYVFANNVFTRRELELWVEDRIEGARRSYSEPGTPFHPLSDREMEVLACVVRGMSNKEIATLLGISHQTVKNHVTAILRKFGVEDRTQAVVYALKRGWVTLKDTDIRPQE, via the coding sequence ATGAACCAGATAACCCTACTGATTGTTGACGATCACCCGTTGTTCCGCCAGGGCGTTGTGGATGCCTTATCGCTGGAGCCCGACATGCGTATCATCGCCCAGTCGGCGACCGGGGACGAAGCCCTGGAGTTGATTCGCGCCAAGAAGCCGACGATTGCCGTCCTGGATGTTAATCTGCCCGGCATGAATGGTCAGCAGATTACTCATCAGGTTTCGCAGGACAGGCTGGCAACCAGAATTATATTGATGACCGGCTATGACGATGTTGAGCAGGCCATCCACGCCGCGCTTGCCGGCGCCTATGGCTACTGCTCCAAGGATATTGAGCCGCAATCCCTTTCCCGCATCATTCGTGAGGTGGCGGAGGGAAAATATGTTTTTGCCAACAACGTCTTTACCCGCCGCGAACTGGAGCTGTGGGTGGAAGATAGAATTGAGGGTGCGCGCCGCTCATATAGTGAGCCTGGCACTCCGTTCCATCCCCTGTCTGACCGCGAAATGGAAGTCCTGGCCTGTGTAGTGCGTGGGATGAGCAATAAGGAGATTGCCACCCTTCTGGGCATCAGCCATCAAACGGTTAAGAATCATGTCACTGCAATCTTGCGGAAGTTTGGTGTTGAGGATAGGACTCAGGCGGTTGTATATGCCTTGAAGCGGGGATGGGTAACATTGAAAGACACGGATATTCGCCCCCAGGAGTGA
- a CDS encoding sensor histidine kinase: MTSKEPVDYRSELDETQRALREVNLMMEQSQGELAKITQRNTAISSHLQQVQKQDSGSEELKMAYDSALDAQQRLFVMRGQLEKLQNDKTYLEKYKAVLEAAVSGTGDSSASTTSAGSPKSQMAGIEMIVSAQEAERQRLSRQMHDGPAQALSNFILQTEIAMRLLDVDPAQAKGELGNLKTSAMSTFQKVRNFIFELRPMMLDDLGLTPTLKKYADAFKEQSGMEASITVTGTERRFEPYLEVMIFRAVQELLGNAARHSQGTLVKVQVDLGNDQIRVSVDDNGKGFDPETLPETSNLGLKLIRERAEMLGGNFEIDSAAGSGARISFSVPAKN; this comes from the coding sequence ATGACCAGTAAAGAACCCGTGGATTATCGGAGTGAACTGGATGAAACGCAGCGTGCCCTGCGTGAGGTCAATTTAATGATGGAGCAAAGCCAGGGCGAACTTGCCAAGATAACCCAGAGAAATACGGCAATTTCATCACATCTTCAGCAGGTGCAAAAACAGGATTCGGGGAGTGAAGAACTAAAGATGGCTTATGATTCCGCCCTGGATGCCCAGCAGAGACTGTTCGTCATGCGCGGGCAATTGGAAAAACTTCAAAACGACAAAACTTATCTTGAAAAATACAAGGCGGTTCTGGAGGCGGCAGTTTCAGGGACGGGTGATTCTTCAGCCTCGACCACATCGGCGGGGAGTCCCAAGAGTCAGATGGCCGGGATCGAAATGATCGTCAGTGCCCAGGAGGCGGAGCGTCAGCGCCTTTCCCGTCAAATGCATGACGGTCCCGCGCAGGCGCTTTCCAATTTTATTTTGCAGACCGAGATTGCAATGCGCCTTCTGGATGTTGACCCGGCGCAGGCGAAGGGCGAGTTGGGGAATTTAAAGACTTCGGCCATGAGCACCTTTCAGAAAGTACGCAATTTCATTTTTGAATTACGTCCGATGATGCTCGATGATTTGGGATTGACGCCAACCTTGAAAAAATATGCTGATGCTTTTAAGGAGCAGTCCGGCATGGAGGCAAGTATCACAGTCACAGGCACGGAACGCCGTTTCGAGCCGTATTTGGAGGTGATGATTTTCCGTGCCGTGCAGGAATTGCTTGGAAATGCGGCACGGCACAGTCAGGGCACCTTGGTGAAGGTTCAGGTGGATCTTGGAAATGATCAAATTCGAGTGAGCGTGGACGATAATGGCAAGGGTTTCGATCCCGAAACCCTTCCAGAAACTTCCAATTTGGGTTTGAAGCTTATTCGTGAACGTGCGGAAATGCTGGGCGGGAATTTTGAAATTGACAGCGCCGCTGGCTCCGGTGCCAGGATATCCTTTTCAGTACCGGCAAAGAATTGA